The Ranitomeya variabilis isolate aRanVar5 chromosome 7, aRanVar5.hap1, whole genome shotgun sequence genome includes a window with the following:
- the LOC143785073 gene encoding uncharacterized protein LOC143785073, with translation MDAVEEDSQRRSQIHNPEWRVICSWMTIPKEGDLRNMSPSRGNIDKIKTSAPVIATEPAKSQTQASIKATEANDHGPQEKRRESADKKIIQHGPKVEEPKKDNEDVSAEQKVEEVNEGGRENDLEEDAAEEEDEPEIPDGAAPTETKTLAPLANNPVPPAKLGSTPRRAPKFKQRGTRNFKSKPPRKGVLGFGDEIPGMDGLGTDITVICPWEAFSHLELHELAQFGII, from the exons ATGGATGCCGTAGAGGAAGACTCTCAAAGGAGGTCGCAGATCCATAACCCTGAGTGGAGGGTCAT ATGCAGCTGGATGACGATTCCGAAGGAGGGAGATTTAAGAAACATGAGCCCTTCAAGAGGAAACATCGATAA GATTAAAACATCTGCACCAGTAATAGCAACAGAACCTGCAAAATCGCAGACCCAGGCCTCCATAAAAGCCACAGAAGCCAATGACCACGGACCTCAGGAAAAAAGAAGGGAGTCTGCAGACAAAAAAATCATTCAACATGGACCTAAAGTAGAAGAGCCAAAAAAGGACAATGAGGATGTGAGTGCCGAGCAGAAGGTAGAAGAGGTGAATGAAGGTGGAAGAGAGAATGATCTGGAAGAAGATGCAGCTGAAGAAGAGGACGAACCCGAAATACCAGATGGAGCTGCGCCAACTGAGACAAAAACATTGGCTCCACTAGCAAATAATCCAGTGCCTCCAGCAAAATTAGGATCAACACCGAGAAGAGCTCCAAAATTTAAACAAAGGGGGACAAGAAACTTTAAAAGCAAACCACCAAGAAAGGGAGTTCTAGG GTTTGGAGATGAAATTCCTGGCATGGATGGACTTGGCACAG ataTTACGGTGATCTGCCCATGGGAGGCGTTCAGTCACTTGGAGCTGCATGAGCTGGCGCAGTTTGGTATCATCTGA